A region of the Anguilla anguilla isolate fAngAng1 chromosome 16, fAngAng1.pri, whole genome shotgun sequence genome:
CCTGCGGGCTATATACGTGCCCCACAACGTGTACTGCGTGCACGTGGACCGCAAGTCCCCAGAGGCCTTCAGGCTTGCCGTCCAGGGCATCATCTCCTGCCTGCCCAACGTGTTTGTGGCCAGCAGGCTGGAGAGCGTGATATACGCGTCCTGGTCCCGGGTGCAAGCGGACCTCAACTGCATGGAGGACCTCATGAAGTCGCCGGTCCGGTGGAGGTACCTGCTCAACACCTGCGGCACCGACTTCCCCATCAAAACGAATGCGGAGATCGTGCGAGCTCTCAAACAGCTCAACGGCAGGAACAGCATGGAGTCCGAAGAGACGAACAACTACAAGAAAGGCCGCTGGATGTACCGCCACAACGTGTCGCACGCCGTGATCAGGACAAACCTGAAGAAGGATCCTCCCCCCATCAGCACCCCTATGTTCTCTGGGAACGCCTACTTCGTGGTCACCCGGGAGTTTGTGAGGCACCTGTCTGAAAGCCAGGAGGTGCGGTCCCTCATCGAGTGGGAGAAGGATACCTACAGCCCCGACGAACACCTGTGGGCCACCCTGCAGAGAATGCCCTCCGTCCCCGGCTCCGATCCCCCCAACAGCAAGTACCAGCAGTCGGACATGGAGGCCATCGCCCGCCTGGTGAAGTGGAGCTACCTGGAAGGGGACGTGAGGAAGGGTGCGCCCTACCCGCCCTGCACCGGGACTCACCGAAGAGCCGTGTGCGTCTACGGCACCGGGGACCTCCACTGGATGCTCAGCCAGCATCACCTTTTCGCCAACAAGTTTGACCCCGAAGTGGACGACCTTGCTATCAGGTGCCTGGAAGCGCACCTCCGTTACAAAGTGGTTTATGGGGAATCATTAACTGCAGTGGTGCACAGGGATTTTCCAGAAAGGTAATTAAAAAGTAAGGTGAAgttaatacataaaaatgttcgGGATCGTGTAAAAGTATAAACGTTTCCTTGCACCTCATCTTTTTTTACACACTTTATTGCAAAATTTGGCCACTCCTGCTGTGCCACTTTAGCAATACATACAGCACCATCTAGTGGACAATGCTTCCTTTCCTGGAAATGTGGTCTGAACTCATCCTCTTCTGTACAGGTAAATTAAAAATTCAGCAGATTCCTGTTCGCAGACCATTTCTAATTGTAACCACAGCACTGCAAATTGTTCAAACTAtgcatacattaaatatttaaataaaatgattttcaaaattaataCTTGCACATGTAGtaaacaaacttttaaaatttagctgtaatttaagtaaattaaaatgCGTTAATGTGAGTTTCCTTTGAGTGCTGAAGAACACATTAATGACAAGAACACGCCCACCTATTCAGATTATTTCTTGCCATTTACTGTTCCCACTTTCCAGTATGCGGAGATGCCAGTAACCTTCAAAACAAGCCCAAAATTTCAATACGGTTTACTTTGTGGTAAATTGATGCACAAGATCTCCACCaacgacctttttttttttttttttaaaacatcacacAACATAATTCAGAGATCAACTGGCCTTAAAAACTTTGAAACCTTTATTCTAGAACTTtgttttccagaactttcccTTTGTTTCTCTTCTGTCTCCATTTTCTGCAGATAAGCAGGTAGAGGAAATACACCGTGCAGACATTCAGGTGCGAGTCCCAACAGACATCCGCAAAGGGACAGGTGTGACTTTACACCAGCTCTACACAAATGCAACACGATCTGTGGGTCTGCTGACctacaaaa
Encoded here:
- the gcnt3 gene encoding beta-1,3-galactosyl-O-glycosyl-glycoprotein beta-1,6-N-acetylglucosaminyltransferase 3 isoform X4; translation: MVMWKKLKFQEPLIRTLFILIGASITCLWLSSGNSCAGDEQDPRPTHLLGEDRASLLACSAIIRGDMEGAEEADLVRLLASRKKSRLLSEAFFLNATRDCKVYVRERKFLTSTPSAEEVEFPIAYSMVVHEKIEMFERLLRAIYVPHNVYCVHVDRKSPEAFRLAVQGIISCLPNVFVASRLESVIYASWSRVQADLNCMEDLMKSPVRWRYLLNTCGTDFPIKTNAEIVRALKQLNGRNSMESEETNNYKKGRWMYRHNVSHAVIRTNLKKDPPPISTPMFSGNAYFVVTREFVRHLSESQEVRSLIEWEKDTYSPDEHLWATLQRMPSVPGSDPPNSKYQQSDMEAIARLVKWSYLEGDVRKGAPYPPCTGTHRRAVCVYGTGDLHWMLSQHHLFANKFDPEVDDLAIRCLEAHLRYKVVYGESLTAVVHRDFPER
- the gcnt3 gene encoding beta-1,3-galactosyl-O-glycosyl-glycoprotein beta-1,6-N-acetylglucosaminyltransferase 3 isoform X3, which produces MVMWKKLKFQEPLIRTLFILIGASITCLWLSSGNSCAGDEQDPRPTHLLGEDRASLLACSAIIRGDMEGAEEADLVRLLASRKKSRLLSEAFFLNATRDCKVYVRERKFLTSTPSAEEVEFPIAYSMVVHEKIEMFERLLRAIYVPHNVYCVHVDRKSPEAFRLAVQGIISCLPNVFVASRLESVIYASWSRVQADLNCMEDLMKSPVRWRYLLNTCGTDFPIKTNAEIVRALKQLNGRNSMESEETNNYKKGRWMYRHNVSHAVIRTNLKKDPPPISTPMFSGNAYFVVTREFVRHLSESQEVRSLIEWEKDTYSPDEHLWATLQRMPSVPGSDPPNSKYQQSDMEAIARLVKWSYLEGDVRKGAPYPPCTGTHRRAVCVYGTGDLHWMLSQHHLFANKFDPEVDDLAIRCLEAHLRYKVVYGESLTAVVHRDFPESTYDRNAAKEKDPLHVKGYPFHFSAAKNSKSRGVLRLQRL
- the gcnt3 gene encoding beta-1,3-galactosyl-O-glycosyl-glycoprotein beta-1,6-N-acetylglucosaminyltransferase 3 isoform X1 — its product is MVMWKKLKFQEPLIRTLFILIGASITCLWLSSGNSCAGDEQDPRPTHLLGEDRASLLACSAIIRGDMEGAEEADLVRLLASRKKSRLLSEAFFLNATRDCKVYVRERKFLTSTPSAEEVEFPIAYSMVVHEKIEMFERLLRAIYVPHNVYCVHVDRKSPEAFRLAVQGIISCLPNVFVASRLESVIYASWSRVQADLNCMEDLMKSPVRWRYLLNTCGTDFPIKTNAEIVRALKQLNGRNSMESEETNNYKKGRWMYRHNVSHAVIRTNLKKDPPPISTPMFSGNAYFVVTREFVRHLSESQEVRSLIEWEKDTYSPDEHLWATLQRMPSVPGSDPPNSKYQQSDMEAIARLVKWSYLEGDVRKGAPYPPCTGTHRRAVCVYGTGDLHWMLSQHHLFANKFDPEVDDLAIRCLEAHLRYKVVYGESLTAVVHRDFPESTYDRNAAKEKDPLHVKGYPFHFSAAKNSKAVAYNAKPHLTTRNHTAITRLHTSNPTECYVTATGKGKQEGDAVWQCEELT
- the gcnt3 gene encoding beta-1,3-galactosyl-O-glycosyl-glycoprotein beta-1,6-N-acetylglucosaminyltransferase 3 isoform X2, with translation MVMWKKLKFQEPLIRTLFILIGASITCLWLSSGNSCAGDEQDPRPTHLLGEDRASLLACSAIIRGDMEGAEEADLVRLLASRKKSRLLSEAFFLNATRDCKVYVRERKFLTSTPSAEEVEFPIAYSMVVHEKIEMFERLLRAIYVPHNVYCVHVDRKSPEAFRLAVQGIISCLPNVFVASRLESVIYASWSRVQADLNCMEDLMKSPVRWRYLLNTCGTDFPIKTNAEIVRALKQLNGRNSMESEETNNYKKGRWMYRHNVSHAVIRTNLKKDPPPISTPMFSGNAYFVVTREFVRHLSESQEVRSLIEWEKDTYSPDEHLWATLQRMPSVPGSDPPNSKYQQSDMEAIARLVKWSYLEGDVRKGAPYPPCTGTHRRAVCVYGTGDLHWMLSQHHLFANKFDPEVDDLAIRCLEAHLRYKVVYGESLTAVVHRDFPESTYDRNAAKEKDPLHVKGYPFHFSAAKNSKAVAYNAKPHLTTRNHTAITRLHTSNPTECYGCIFRWS